TGGACCTGAAGAGCCAGTCCAAGGCCCAGCAGGAAGCGATGATCGACTCGGTCACCAAGGCGCTGTCGATCCAGAGCACGGGACGAGACAACCTCTATACCTTGGCGTACCGGGACAGCGATCCGGAGACAGCCAAGCGGGTGGTGCAATCGCTGGTCTCGATCTTCGTCGAGTCCAGCCTGGGCGCGAGCCGCAAGGACACCGCGACCGCCGCGACCTTCATCAACGAACAGATCAAGAACTACGAGACCAAGCTGGAGGAGGCCGAGGGTCGCCTGAAGGAGTTCCGGCTGCGCAATATCCAGATGATGTCGGGTGATGGCAAGGATTCCGCGTCCAGACTGAGCGAGCTCAGCGGCCAGTTGGAGCGTTCCCGGCTGGAGTTGCGCGAGGCCGAGAACGCACGCGACGCGGCGAAACAGCAGCTGGCTGGTGAGCGCTCCCGCAACGCCGGCGGTACCACGCAGAGTCTGCTCCAGGAGTCGTCGCTGAACATAGCGACGCCCGAGATCGATGCACGCCTGGACGCCCAGCGCCGCAACCTGGATGCGCTGCTGCAGCGCTATACCGAGCAGCATCCCGACATCATCAGCACGCGCAAGCTGATCAAGGATCTGGAGGAGCAGAAGACCAAGGAGGTGGCCGAGTTGCGCAAGGCCGCGCTGGCGGCGCCTCAGGCCGGTGGTGCAGGCGGCAGCATGATGCAGCAGGAAATGGCCCGGATGCTGGCCGCCGCCGAGGTGCAGGTAGCCTCCTTGCGTGCTCGTGTGGCGGAGTATTCGAGCCGCTATTCGCAGGCGATGGCGGCGATGAAAACCTCGCCGCAGTTGGAAGCCGAGGCTGCCCAGCTCAATCGCGACTATGCGATCCACAAGAAGAACTACGAGGACCTGGTGGCCCGGCGCGAGTCGGCCGCGATCTCGGGAGAACTCGATGTTGCTTCCGGTGTGGCGGACTTCCGCCTGATCGATCCGCCGCGCGCCTCGTCCAAGCCGGTGGCGCCGAATCGGCTGCTGCTGCTGGGCGGTGCGCTCGCGGTCGCGCTGGGCGCCGGGTTGTTCACCGCATTTGCTGCCAGCCAGTTGCGGCCGGTGTTCCATGATGGCAACGAACTGCGCCTACGCACCGAGCTGCCCGTGCTGGGGGTGGTGTCGCGCCTGGCGACACCGGGTGAGCGCCGTCGCGAGCGCATCGACCTGCTGCGCTTTGGCGCGGCCTCGGGCGGGTTGATCGGCGTGTATGCGCTGGGCCTGGTGGTGATGGCGATTCTGATTAGCAGACAGGCGGGTTGAATGAGCAGCCTTATCGAACAGGCGGCGCAGCGCCTTGAGCAACTGCGGCAGGCCGGGGTCTCTCTGCCCGGTGACACGGCTGGCGTGAAGCCCGCAGCGGTCGAGCCGTCCTTTGTCACCCCGCCGGTACAGGATCCTGTGTCGGAGGCTCCGCATCCTCAGTCCAAACGTGTGGACCTGGATCTGCAGGCGCTGGCCGCCCAGGGCTTCCTGACGCCCAATGCGCCGCGCACCCACATCGCCGACCAGTACCGGGTGATCAAGCGGCCGCTGATCAAGAATGCGATGGGCAAGGGCGCGGCGACCCTGAACCATGCCAACCTGATCATGGTGACCAGCGCGTTGGCCGGCGAGGGTAAGAGCTTTACCTCGCTGAACCTGGCGATGAGCATCGCGGCCGAGATGGACAACACCGTGATGCTGGTCGACGCCGATGTGGCTCGCCCCTCGGTGCTGCGCATGCTGGGCCTGCCGCAAGGGCCGGGCCTGCTGGATGTGCTGGAGGATCAGGTCGACATGGCCAGCGTGCTGCTGCGCACCAATGTCGACAAGCTGACCATCCTGCCCAGCGGCACGCCGCATGCCCGCGCCACCGAACTGCTGGCCAGCGATGCGATGAGCCATCTGCTGGACGCAATGGCCAAGCGCTATCCTGATCGCATCATCATTTTCGATTCACCGCCGCTGCTGCTGACCACCGAATCGCGCGTGGTGGCCTCCCATATGGGCCAGATCGTGATGGTGGTGCATGCCGACAAAACACCGCAGAGTGCGGTGCAACAGGCCGTTGCCACGATCGAAACCTGTCCGGTCAAGATGCTGCTGCTGAACCAGGCCCGAGCCACCGCCGGCGGCGGTTATGGCTACGGCTACGGTTATGGCTACGGTTATGGCTACGGATACGGACAGGACAATGAAGCGCAAAAAGCCTGAGAGCTTTGGTGGTTTGTGTCTGGGAGTCTTGCTGCCGTTGCTGGCGGCGCAGGCTTGGGCTCAGTCCGAGGGGGAGGGCGGGGCGGCCTCCAGCAACCGGCCCAGACTGCTGATCGAGCCGCGTCTGAGCGTCACCGAGACGTTGACCGACAACCTCAAGCTGCGCACCCATGATAAGGATGTGGCGCTGATCTCAACGATCGCGCCGGGCATCCGGATCAGTGCCACCGGCGGCCGAGTGAGAGGCTCGCTGGACTATGCGCTGAACGGTTTGCTGTACAGCAAGAGCAACGAGCCCAGCCGGGTGCAGAACCAGCTGTCGGCCCGCGGCAGTGCCGATCTGATCGACAACTGGTTTGTGCTGGATGCTCGAGCCTCGATTTCCCAGCAGCCACGCTCCGCCTTCGGGACCGGGTCGATCGATCCAACCCTGCCCAACAGCAACGTCTCCGAGCTCTACACGCTGGGGCTGTCGCCAGCGTTGCGTGGCCAGTTGAGGGGTGTGGCCAGCTATGAGTTGCGGGCGGACATCAACGAGTCGCGGGCCAAGGATGCCACCAATGGCGATCTCAGCAGCCGCGGCTTATCGCTCCAATTGGGTGGCCTCAGCGCGCAAAGTCTGTTTGGCTGGTCGGCCTTTTTGTCGAACCAGCGCTGGCGGCCCGGCGGTGGGCGGTATACCGAAAGCTCCATGGTCACCGGCACCCTGCTGTTCCGCCCGGATCCTGAGTGGAACTTTGGACTGACCTTGGGCAAGGAGCGCAACAGTTTCACCACCTTGTCCCAGGAGAGTGGCAACACCTATGGCGCCAGCGCCAATTGGTTGCCGACGCCTCGTACGAAAGCGGCGGCGGATTGGCAGCATCACGACTATGGGGACTCGCATACCTTGAGCCTTGAGCACCGCATGGCGCGCTCGGTATGGCGGGTGTCGGATACGCAGATTGCGAACGTTGCCGGCCCGCAGGGCAATGCCGGGGCGATGACCAACTACGATCTGTTCTTCTCGCTGTTTGCTTCCCGCGAGCCCGATTTGCGAAAGCGCGACCTGCTGGTTCGTCAGTTTCTGGGGCTGCTTGGGTTGAATCCGAATGCCATCGCCATTGGTGGCTTCATGAACTCGACAGCGAGCCTGATGCGCCGACAGGAACTGTCCTTTGCGCTGGAAGGGCAACGGAGCACGGTGACCTTTCTGTTGAGTCGAACCAAGAGCAACAAGATCGATCCGACGGCGGGTGGCAACGATGACTTTGCTCAGACCAATCGATTGGACCTGCGCAGCTTCTCGGTCAATATCGCCTATCGCTTGACGCCGATCAGCAGCGCAAGCGTGCTGCTGACCCAGCAGAAGAATCAAGGCGAGTTGGACAGTCAGCGCACCGACCTGAAGTCGCTGATCGCCAACTGGAATGCCCGTCTCGGACCGTACAACAACCTCACCGTAGGCGTTCGCCATAACCGCTTTAACAGCCCCACCCAGCCCTACCGCGAGAACGCCGTGCTCGCCACCTACACCCAGCAGTTCTAGAGCAGCCGCCCATGTATGAAGCGTTCTACGGGCTGAGCAGCAAGCCGTTCCAACTCAGCCCGGACCCCAATTTTTATTTCGGCAGCAAGCAGCATCGCCGCGCCAAGGCCTATCTGGACTATGGCGTGCTGCGCAATGACGGCTTCATCGTCATCACCGGCGAGATCGGTGCGGGCAAGACCACCTTGCTGCGCGGGCTGTTGGACAGCCTGAACCGCAGCAATGTCGTGATCGGCAATCTGGTCACGACCCAACTCGATGCCGAAGACACCCTGCGCATGGTCGGCGCGGCCTTTGGCGTGCGGGTCAAGGACCTGCCCAAGTCCGAGCTGCTGATGACCCTGGAGGCCTTCTTCGTCAACCAGACCAGCCAGGGCAAGCGCTGCCTGCTGATCGTCGACGAGGCGCAGAACCTTGGTGCGCGCGCGGTCGAGGAGCTGCGCATGCTGTCGAACTTCCAGTTCAGCAACCAGTCGCTGCTGCAGACCTTTCTGGTCGGCCAGCCGGAGTTCCGCGGCATCCTGCAAAAGCCCGAGATGGAGCAGTTCCGCCAGCGCGTTGCGGCCACCTGCCATATCGGCCCGCTGGACGAGGACGAGACCCAGCGCTATATCGAGCACCGCCTGAAATGCGCGGGCAGCGACGGCAAGCCCAGCTTTGATCCAGACGTGTTCCCGGTCCTGCACCAGGCGAGCCAAGGCATTCCGCGCCGCATCAATTCGCTGTGCGATCGCCTGCTGCTGCTCGGCTTCATGGCCGGCAAGGCCCATCTGGGCAAGGACGACATCGACGAGGTGCTGCGCGACATCGCGCAGGAGAGCGAGACCCCGGCCAAGACCCTGGCGAGCCCGGCGGCGCTCAATGGCCATGCGCATGGGCCGCTGGATCTGGATCTCGGCCGACTGCGCCTGGGCGTGGAGGAGGCCGAGGCCCTGGGCGGCGAGATCGCGGCGCTGGGCCAGGACCAGCAGCTCGGGCAGTTGCAGCGCCTGGAGCAGAGCCTGATCCGTCTGGAGCGCATCAATCTGCAGACCCTGGGGCTGTTGCAGAGGCTGGTCGATGCCGTCAGCCAGCAGTCGCAACCCGGCGCCGGCGAACCCCGGTCCTGACCCTTGGAGGCCCGACCATGCTGATGCCCAACCGCCAAGCCCGGCCGCGCAACGCGATGACCATCGATGTGGAGGACTACTTCCAGGTCTCCGCCTTCGCACCCTATATCGCCCGCGGCGACTGGGATGCCAGGGAATGCCGGGTCGAACGCAATGTCGACCGCATCCTGGCCCTGCTGGCCGAGCGCGGCACCCGTGCCACCTTCTTCACCCTGGGCTGGGTGGCCGAGCGCTACCCGCAGCTGGTGCACCGCATCGTCGCCGGTGGCCACGAGCTCGCCAGCCATGGCTATGGCCATGAGCGCGCCAGCGACCTGAGCCCCGAGGCCTTCCGTGCCGATGTCGGCCGCGCCAAGCGGCTGTTGGAGGACATCGGCGGGCATGAGGTGCTGGGCTACCGGGCGCCGAGCTTCTCGATCGGCGAACGCAATCTCTGGGCCTTCGACGTGCTGCGCGACTGCGGCTACCGCTACAGCTCCAGCGTCTACCCGATCCGCCACGACCATTACGGCATGCCGGATTCGCCGCGCTTCGCCTATCCCGTGCGCGAGGGCCTGCTGGAGGTGCCGGTCACCACCCTGCGCCTGCGCGGCCGCAACTGGCCGTCCAGCGGCGGCGGTTATTTCCGGCTGCTGCCCTATGCGCTGTCGCGCTGGCTGATCGGCCAGGTCAATCAACGCGACCAGCAGTCCGCGGTGTTCTACTTCCACCCCTGGGAGATCGACGCGGAGCAGCCGCGCATCGCCGGCATCGATGCCAAGACGCGTTTTCGCCATTACGTGAACATCGGCCGCACCGAGGCGCGTATCGCCCAGTTGCTGCGCGACTTCGAATGGGGCCGGATGGACGAGATCTTCCTTGGCCGCAGCCAGGCCGGCCTCGCGCCCGCGGCGGCAGTGCCGGCATGACGGCGCCGTCCCTGCAGGTCCTGCGCTTGGGCGCGGGCGAGCCCGAGAACGCCCGGCGCTGGGATGCCTTCGTGCTTGGCTGCCCGCGCGCCAGCTTTTTCCACCGGGCCGGCTGGATGCGCCTGGTCGGCGAGGTGTTCGGCCATCCCTGCTATTTCCTCTATGCCGAGCGGGCCGGCCGCATCGAGGGCGTGCTGCCGCTGGCTCAGGTGAAGAGCCGGCTGTTCGGCCATGCCCTGGTCGGTCTTCCGTTCGCGGTCTATGGCGGCGTCGCGGCCGACAACGAGGAGACCGCCGCGGCGCTGGAGCGGGAGGCGCAGGCCCTGGCCCAGCAGCTCGGCGCCGAGCATCTGGAGCTGCGCAATGTCGAGCGGCGCCATGCCGACTGGCCGCACCAGGATCTCTATGTGACCTTCCGCAAGGAGATCCTGCCCGAGGAGGAGTCCAATATGCTGGCCATCCCGCGCAAGCAGCGCGCGATGGTGCGCAAGGGCATCAAGAACGGGCTGCAAAGCCATCTCGATGCCGACACCGGCCGCTTCTTCGAGCTGTATGCCGGCAATGTGCACCGGCATGGCACGCCGGCCATGCCCAAGCGCTATTTCGATGCGCTGCTGGAGGAGTTCGGCGCCGACTGCGAGCTGCTGACCGTGACCGATGCGCAGGGCACCCCCCTCAGTTCGGTGCTCAGTTTCTACTTCCGCGACGAGGTGCTGCCCTACTATGCGGGCGACGCCGTGGCGGCTCGGGATCTCGCCGCCAACGACTTCAAATACTGGGAGCTGATGCGCCGCGCCTGCGCGCGCGGGCTCAAGGTATTTGACTATGGCCGCAGCAAGCAGGGCACGGGTTCCTATGCGTTCAAGAAGAACTGGGGTTTCGAGCCGACGCCGCTGCACTACGAGTACTGCCTCTACAAGCGCGAGACCGTGCCCCAGAACAACCCCAGCAACGCCAAGTACCAGCTCTTGATCAAGACCTGGCGCCGCATGCCGCTGGCCTGGGCGAACTGGCTGGGGCCGCATATCGTTCGCAACCTGGGGTGAGGCGGCTGCATGGCCAAGCTGCTCTATCTGGTGCACCGCCTGCCGTACCCGCCCAACAAGGGCGACAAGGTGCGCTCCTATCATCTGCTGAAGCATCTGGCGGCGCGCCATGAGGTGCATCTGGGGACCTTTGTCGACGACCCGGACGACCTGCAGCATCTCGGCCGCGTGCGCGAACTGTGCACCAGCCTGCAGGCGGTGCGGCTGCACCCGGGCCGGGCCAAGCTGGCCAGCCTGCGTGGGCTGCTGAGCGGCGAGGCGTTGAGCCTCCCTTACTACCGCGACGCCGCGCTGGCGCGCTGGGTGGACGAGACGGTGCAGCGCGAGGCACCCGACGCGGTGGTGGTGTTCTCCTCGACGATGGCGCAGTACGCGCCGGCCAGCCTGCCGCTGGTGCTTGACTTCGTCGATCTCGACTCGGCCAAGTGGAGCGAGTACGCGGGCAGCCGGCGCTGGCCGCTGTCCTGGCTGTACCGCCGCGAGGGGCGGTGCCTGCTCGACTTCGAGGCCCGCATGGTGGAGCGGGCGCTCTGCTCCTTCTTCGTCACCGACAAGGAGGTGGCGCTGTTTCGCAGCCAGGCGCCGGCCGCGCGCGGCCGCGTCGAGGCGCTGGGTAACGGCGTCGATGCCGAATTCTTCGCGCCGGCCGTGCAGCGCGATTCGCCCTTCGCGGCGGGCGAGCGGGCCCTGGTGTTCACCGGGGCGATGGACTACTGGCCCAACGAGGACGCGGTGGCCTGGTTCGCGGCCGAGGTGCTGCCGCGGCTGCGCAGCCGCCATCCGGGCCTGCGCTTTTACATCGTCGGCCGCAGCCCGACGCCGGCGGTGACGGCCCTGGCCGGTCCCGATGTGGTGGTGACCGGCACGGTGGACGATGTGCGGCCCTATCTGCAGCATGCGGCCGTCGTGGTCGCGCCGCTGCGGCTGGCGCGCGGCATCCAGAACAAGATCCTGGAGGCGATGGCAATGGCCCGCCCGGTGGTGGCCGCGCAGGGCTGCGTCGAGGCGATCGACGCCCGCGCCGGCGAGGATCTGCTGGGCGCGACCGATGCCGAGGCCTATGTGGCCGCGATCGGCGCGTTGCTGGAGGCCCCGGCCCGGGCGGCCGAGATCGGCCGTGCCGGACGCCGCTGCGTGCTGAACGGCTATAGCTGGGCGGCCCGGCTGGCCGGCATCGATCGCTATCTGGCCGAACTGCCCCCGCGCCCCGGCTTCCCGCCGGCGCATCCGGCCCTGCAAACGGAGGCGGCATGAGCATGGTTCTTCCGGCAGCGCCTTCCGGGCCAGGGCCGACGCCCGCTTGGCGCCGCGCGCTACCGCTGATGGTGCTGGCGCTGCTGGCCCTGCTGTGGCTGTACCGCGAGACCGGCCTGGCGATGGTGGGCATCTGGCAGCGCTCCGAAACCTTTGCCCATGCCTTCGTCGTGCCGCCGATCGCGCTGTGGCTGATCTGGCGCCGCCGCACCGCGCTGGCCGCGCTGACGCCTCGACCCAACCTGTGGTTCCTGCTGCCGCTGGCTCTGGCGTCGCTGGCCTGGCTGCTGGGCGAACTGGTCGCGGTCAATGCGCTGACCCAGCTGGCGCTGGTGGCCCAGATCGTGCTGCTGGTGCCGCTGCTGTGGGGCTGGCAGGCCACCCGCGTGCTGATCTTCCCGCTGGCCTTCCTGTTCTTCTCGGTGCCGATCGGCGAGTTCATGCTGCCCGGGCTGATGGAGATGACCGCGGACTTCACCGTCGCGGCGCTGCGCCTGAGCGGCATCCCGGTCTACCGCGAGGGCCTGCAGTTCGTGATCCCCTCCGGCAACTGGTCGGTGGTCGAGGCCTGCAGCGGTCTGCGCTATCTGATGGCCTCGGTGATGGTGGGCACCCTGTTCGCCTACCTGAGCTATTACAGCCTGCGCCGGCGCCTGATCTTCATCGGCGTCGCGATCCTGCTGCCGCTGCTCGGCAACTGGCTGCGCGCCTACCTGATCGTGATGCTGGGCCATCTGTCGGACAACAAGCTGGCCGCCGGCGCAGATCACCTGATCTATGGCTGGGTGTTTTTCGGCATCCTGATGCTGGCGATGTTCATGGTGGGCGCACGCTGGACCGAGGCCGAGCCCGCCGCCGCTGCGCCGCAGGCGTCGGCACGGATGGCAACCGTATCGGGGACGATGTGGCTGGCGCCGCTGCTGGCGCTGGTCGTGTTCATGCTGCCTCCATTGGCGTTGAGTCGGCTTGAAAACCAGGGGGCGCGTTCGGCGCTGCAGATGCCGGCGCCGACTTTGTCTGGTTGGGCACGGCAAGACCAGCCGCTGACGACTTGGCAGCCGGTTTTTGAAAACCCGGTGGCCGAAGTACAGCAGGTCTATGCCCGCGATGGCGAGCGTGTGGGGCTGCACCTCGCCTATTACCGCCAGCAGGCGTATGACAGCAAGCTGATCAGTTCGCAGAACCAGCTGGTGCATTCGGAGAACAAGCAGTGGGCACAGTTGGCTGCTTCAACACAAACATTGCTGCTGGGGCCGGATGCCATAACCCTGCAGGGGGCCGACCTGCGCGCTGGACGTGTTGATGGGGGCACCAGTGGCACACGCCTGCTGGCTTGGCAGATCTACTGGGTCGATGGGCGCCCAGTCGCCAGTCCGACCTTGGCCAAGGCTCTTGGCGCTTGGCAGCGCCTGCGCGGGCAGGGCGACGATGCGGCTTCCATCGTCGTCTACACCGACGATGTTTCGGACAATGGCGGGCCGGCCGAGAGGCGGCTGCGTGAATTCCTGCAGGACAACTGGGCGTCGATCGATGCCCTGCTGAAACAGACAGCCGGCCGGTGAAGGCGGCTCCGACCAAGAAGAGGATCTAGAGATGAGCATCAGCGTCAGCAGCACGGTAGCGGTGATCGGCCTGGGATACGTGGGCCTGCCCCTGGTGGTGGAATTCGGCAAGCACATGCGCACGATCGGTTTCGACATCGCGCAGTCCAAGGTCGATGCCTGCCAGCGCGGCACCGACCCCTCGCGCGAGCTGAGCGACGAGCAGGTGCGCGCTGCCACCCATGCCGTCTACACCGCCGACCCGGCCCTGCTGGCCGAGGCCGACATCATCGTGGTGGCCGTGCCCACCCCGGTCGACGAGGCCCATATCCCCGACTTCCGCCCGCTGATCGGCGCCTCCACCAGCGTGGGCCGCCACCTGAAGAAGGGCGTCACCGTGGTCTACGAGAGCACGGTCTACCCCGGCGCCACCGAGGAGGTCTGCATCCCGGTGCTGGAGAAGGAGTCGGGCCTGAAGTGGAAACAGGACTTCTTTGTCGGCTACAGCCCCGAGCGCATCAACCCGGGCGACAAGGAACACACGCTGACCAAGATCCTGAAGATCGTTTCCGGCGACACGCCCGCGACCCTGGACAAGGTGGCCAAGCTCTACGAGACCATCGTCGAGCCCGGCGTGCACCGGGCCTCCAGCATCAAGGCCGCCGAGGCCGCCAAGGTGATCGAGAACACCCAGCGCGACCTGAACATCGCGCTGATGAACGAGCTGGCCATCATCTTCGACAAGATCGGCATCGACACCTCCGAGGTGCTGGAGGCCGCCGGCACCAAGTGGAACTTCCTGAAGTTCAAGCCGGGCCTGGTGGGTGGGCACTGCATCGGCGTCGACCCCTACTACCTGACCCACAAGGCCGACATGATCGGCTACCACCCGCAGGTCATCCTGGCGGGGCGGCGCATCAACGACGGCATGGCCAAGTTCATCGCCGAGCAGACCATCAAGCACATGATCGCCAGCGGCAGCTATATCAAGGGCGCCAAGGTCAATGTGCTGGGCCTGACCTTCAAGGAGAACTGCGGCGACCTGCGCAACTCCAAGGTGATCGACATCATCCATGAGCTCAAGAGCTACGGCGTCGAGGTGTTCGTGACCGACCCGCAGGCGGAAGGCGAGGAGGCCATGCACGAGTACGGCGTGCAGCTGCTGCCCTGGGACGAGCTGCCGCGCGCCGATGCGATCGTCGCGGCGGTGGCGCACCGCGAGTTCGCCGCCCTGAGTCTGGAGGACCTGGGCAAGAAGCTGGTGAAGAATGGCGCCTTCATCGACGTCAAGGCAGCGTTCGACCAGCAGGGGCTGACCGAGGCCGGCTACAAGGTCTGGCGCCTCTGAGTTCCCGCTGTCTTCATCCATGCAACCGGACCCACGCCCGCTGATCCTGCACGTCGTGTATCGCTTCGATACCGGCGGGCTGGAGAACGGCGTGGTGAACCTGATCAACCACATGGACCCCGGTGCTTATCGCCACGCGGTGCTGGCGCTGACCGAGGTGACCGAGTTCAAGCAACGGGTGCGCCGGTCCGATGTGCAGTTCCTTGCGCTGCACAAGCCGCCGGGCCATGGCTTCTGGCTCTATCCGCGCCTGTACCGGCTGCTGCGCGAGCTCAAGCCCGCGGTCGTGCATACCCGCAATCTGGCCGCGCTGGAGGTGGCCGTGCCGGCCTGGGCGGCCGGCGTGCCGGTGCGCGTGCATGGTGAGCATGGCCGGGACGTCAGCGATCTGGATGGCAGCCATCGCGGCTACCAGCGCCTGCGCCGGCTCTATGGCGTCTTCGTGCAGCGCTTCGTCGCGCTGTCGCAGGACCTGGCCGGCTATCTGCAGCAGCGCGTCGGCTTCGCGCCGGCGCGCATCAGGCAGATCTACAACGGCGTCGACACCCAGCGCTTCACGCCGGCCCCGCGGCGCGAGCCCATCGAGGGCTGCCCCTTCGGCACCGACGCATCACTGCTGCTGATCGGCACCGTGGGCCGCATGCAGCAGGTCAAGGATCAGACCCTGCTGGCGC
This genomic stretch from Roseateles sp. DAIF2 harbors:
- a CDS encoding TIGR03088 family PEP-CTERM/XrtA system glycosyltransferase — protein: MQPDPRPLILHVVYRFDTGGLENGVVNLINHMDPGAYRHAVLALTEVTEFKQRVRRSDVQFLALHKPPGHGFWLYPRLYRLLRELKPAVVHTRNLAALEVAVPAWAAGVPVRVHGEHGRDVSDLDGSHRGYQRLRRLYGVFVQRFVALSQDLAGYLQQRVGFAPARIRQIYNGVDTQRFTPAPRREPIEGCPFGTDASLLLIGTVGRMQQVKDQTLLARAFVLALQQRPDLRTKLRLVMAGDGPLRGAAQGLIDDAGFGALAWLPGERGDVAAWMRGLDLFVLPSLAEGVSNTILEAMASGLPVIATAVGGNVELVEQDRTGLLVPPADAAALAAALIALADDAERRRAMGRAGRAAAEQRFALSVMVAGYQSLYDELLAAQAPARVHLRKELSKKG